Proteins encoded within one genomic window of Parcubacteria group bacterium CG10_big_fil_rev_8_21_14_0_10_36_14:
- the rsmA gene encoding ribosomal RNA small subunit methyltransferase A, translated as MKIGNQKFMQSILQKYNIHPSKLRGQNFLINKGIAEKIINAGELSKKDTVLEIGPGLGVLTEKLLENVKKVIAVEKDKKLYELLKDRFRNIKNLELIDADILSLDTKHYTQNAYKLIANIPYNITGRILRIFLSGDNPPSMIVIMVQHEVGEKLLGKSRGMLTLLAELYGKAERVCNVSAGSFYPAPKIDSMVIKLTLGIPKLHSEEVLKIAKIGFSQRRKKLLSNLSTGLKLDKKKLREAFLECGINENARAEELSKSDWLKLAEKFLKYI; from the coding sequence TTGAAAATTGGAAATCAAAAATTTATGCAAAGCATATTGCAAAAATATAACATTCATCCTTCCAAACTCCGCGGACAAAATTTTTTAATTAATAAAGGAATTGCAGAAAAAATTATAAATGCAGGTGAGCTTTCCAAAAAGGACACGGTTTTAGAAATTGGTCCCGGTCTTGGAGTTTTGACAGAAAAATTATTAGAAAATGTTAAAAAAGTAATCGCTGTAGAAAAAGACAAAAAACTTTACGAATTATTAAAAGATAGATTTAGGAATATAAAAAATCTGGAATTAATAGATGCAGACATCTTATCTCTGGACACTAAACACTATACGCAAAATGCTTATAAATTAATTGCAAACATACCTTACAATATTACTGGAAGAATTTTAAGAATATTTTTGTCAGGCGATAATCCGCCAAGTATGATTGTCATAATGGTTCAGCACGAAGTGGGAGAGAAGTTGCTCGGCAAGAGCAGAGGAATGCTAACGCTTTTGGCAGAGTTGTATGGCAAAGCGGAAAGGGTTTGCAATGTATCTGCTGGTTCTTTTTATCCGGCGCCAAAAATAGATAGCATGGTGATAAAACTAACTTTAGGGATACCGAAGCTTCATAGTGAAGAGGTTTTAAAGATTGCTAAGATTGGTTTTTCACAAAGAAGAAAAAAACTTCTTTCAAACCTATCCACAGGACTAAAGTTAGACAAGAAAAAATTGCGAGAGGCATTTTTGGAGTGCGGTATCAATGAGAACGCTAGAGCAGAAGAATTATCCAAGAGCGATTGGCTTAAATTAGCAGAAAAGTTTTTGAAATATATCTAA
- a CDS encoding threonylcarbamoyl-AMP synthase: protein MQIEKINKQSIKKAIEILKSGGAVVYPTETSYGLGCDWQNKKAIQKIVKIKQRPKDKKFAVICAYKAMAARFFKFGKLARQLAIEYWPGPLAIVLDGTAVRVSSNDIARALSRGLKKPIVSTSANISGQGDPYDLKTIIKSFEKQRYQPDLVLDAGRLPLRKSSTIIKIEGGRIITLRQGKIKF from the coding sequence ATGCAGATAGAAAAAATAAATAAACAATCAATCAAAAAAGCTATAGAAATTTTAAAATCCGGCGGAGCCGTCGTTTATCCTACGGAAACCTCTTATGGACTTGGTTGCGATTGGCAAAATAAAAAAGCAATTCAAAAAATTGTAAAAATAAAACAGCGCCCGAAAGACAAAAAATTTGCTGTAATTTGCGCGTATAAGGCAATGGCTGCTCGGTTTTTCAAATTTGGAAAATTGGCGCGCCAGCTGGCAATAGAATATTGGCCGGGACCGTTGGCGATAGTTTTAGATGGTACTGCGGTTCGGGTATCTTCTAATGATATTGCGCGCGCGCTTTCGCGTGGCTTAAAAAAACCCATTGTTTCCACTTCTGCAAATATTTCTGGACAAGGCGACCCGTATGACCTAAAAACAATTATTAAGAGTTTTGAAAAACAAAGATATCAGCCTGATTTGGTTTTGGACGCCGGCCGACTTCCATTAAGAAAATCATCAACAATTATAAAGATAGAAGGGGGTAGAATCATAACCCTGAGGCAAGGAAAGATAAAATTTTAA
- a CDS encoding peptide chain release factor 2 (programmed frameshift) — MEITKQLKELKKRLPPHGGYFDIPKLKTEIKALEYEMERPEFWENQEHAKNVSQRTSQLREETEKWDEMEEDVSVALDLAEEAEAAGDNSLEDDLKKNYEKLNKKFNKFEFFLLFSGKYDRRDVIMVIHAGTGGTEAQDWAEMLLRMYLRFAEKMNFNVKIISESRGNETGIKSVTLHISGLYAYGYLQSENGVHRLVRISPFDAEKMRHTSFALVEVIPDMGEMEDIKIDPKDLRIDTFLAGGHGGQGVQTTYSAVRITHIPTNIVVSCQNERSQTQNKETAMKVLKSKLHQLEEARHEKEKQKLRGDYTSAEWGNQIRSYVLHPYKMVKDHRTKYETQDAEGVLDGELVMFMEEYLKWKKGKK, encoded by the exons ATGGAGATAACAAAGCAACTAAAAGAACTTAAGAAACGA TTGCCTCCACATGGAGGTTACTTTGATATTCCAAAATTAAAAACAGAGATAAAGGCCTTGGAATATGAAATGGAGCGTCCGGAATTTTGGGAAAATCAAGAACACGCAAAAAATGTCAGCCAACGCACCAGTCAATTGCGAGAGGAAACGGAAAAATGGGATGAAATGGAAGAAGATGTAAGTGTTGCTTTGGATTTAGCAGAAGAAGCAGAAGCCGCAGGAGATAATTCTTTGGAAGATGATTTGAAAAAAAATTATGAAAAACTGAATAAAAAATTCAATAAGTTTGAATTTTTTTTATTATTTTCCGGAAAATACGATAGACGTGATGTTATTATGGTGATACATGCCGGAACTGGCGGAACAGAGGCGCAAGATTGGGCGGAGATGCTTCTTCGGATGTATTTGCGTTTTGCCGAAAAAATGAATTTTAATGTTAAAATAATTTCTGAAAGCAGAGGGAATGAAACCGGAATAAAAAGCGTTACGCTTCATATAAGCGGGCTTTATGCTTATGGGTATTTACAAAGTGAAAACGGAGTTCATCGTTTAGTGCGCATTTCTCCTTTTGACGCGGAAAAAATGCGTCATACTTCTTTTGCTCTTGTGGAGGTTATTCCCGATATGGGAGAAATGGAAGATATAAAAATTGATCCAAAAGATTTGCGGATAGATACGTTTTTAGCAGGCGGACATGGTGGGCAGGGTGTGCAAACAACTTATTCCGCCGTCCGCATTACTCATATTCCCACCAACATTGTTGTCAGCTGTCAAAATGAGCGAAGTCAGACACAGAATAAAGAAACAGCAATGAAAGTTTTGAAAAGTAAGCTTCATCAATTGGAAGAAGCGCGTCATGAAAAAGAAAAACAAAAATTACGTGGCGACTATACCAGTGCTGAGTGGGGAAATCAAATTCGGAGCTATGTTTTGCACCCGTATAAAATGGTAAAAGATCATAGAACGAAATATGAAACACAAGATGCGGAAGGTGTGTTAGACGGAGAGCTCGTAATGTTTATGGAAGAATATCTTAAATGGAAGAAGGGAAAAAAGTAA